A genomic segment from Pollutimonas thiosulfatoxidans encodes:
- a CDS encoding NAD(P)/FAD-dependent oxidoreductase, with protein MSSIRADPADPTWDVIVVGAGPAGAATALTLAKLGQRVLLAEERVSTSFKLGESLPPSAIGLVKHFLDDSEQPGRDLPGVFRTAGNISLWATEQADVADFFFTSTGFGLCVERLAFDEALRLKAVEAGTSLLKGVRFQSCERIADGAFNWHVSLTGEAQMLKHRARYLVDCSGRRAVVARALGVPTVDTDDQLFAYAQWFSVAGDDDDRYTRIEAGPHGWWYSNRLPGTDGDETRRLVVFHSDKDLPAAKMAARPQGYDQLLDESSHLAPLLKTGGYQPCGTIRGAPAHSQRLQDFCGDAWMAVGDAAQAYDPLSSQGIDKALRTASHAGHMIHYALADCSQGREGLSSSNTYIGQYNEQQRKLWQTYLSQRDYYYGIQRRWSDRPFWQRRRNNA; from the coding sequence GTGTCGTCCATCCGCGCAGACCCGGCCGACCCGACATGGGACGTTATCGTCGTCGGCGCCGGGCCGGCCGGCGCCGCAACGGCCCTCACACTGGCCAAATTGGGCCAGCGGGTGCTGTTGGCGGAGGAGCGCGTATCCACCAGTTTCAAGCTGGGCGAGTCGCTGCCGCCCAGCGCCATTGGCCTGGTCAAACACTTCCTGGACGACTCTGAACAGCCCGGACGAGACCTTCCAGGCGTCTTCAGGACGGCCGGAAACATTTCGCTATGGGCAACCGAGCAAGCTGATGTCGCGGACTTCTTCTTCACTTCGACCGGCTTCGGCCTGTGTGTGGAAAGATTGGCTTTCGACGAAGCGCTGCGCTTGAAAGCTGTGGAAGCTGGCACAAGCTTGCTCAAGGGCGTCCGCTTCCAATCGTGCGAGCGTATTGCAGACGGCGCCTTCAACTGGCACGTCAGCCTGACAGGCGAAGCGCAAATGCTGAAGCACCGCGCCCGTTATCTGGTGGACTGCTCGGGACGCCGCGCAGTCGTGGCCAGGGCGCTAGGCGTACCGACGGTCGACACTGACGACCAGCTGTTCGCCTACGCACAATGGTTCTCCGTGGCTGGCGACGATGATGATCGCTATACCCGGATCGAGGCCGGGCCACACGGGTGGTGGTATAGCAACCGCCTGCCTGGCACTGACGGAGATGAAACCCGAAGGCTGGTGGTTTTCCATTCGGACAAGGACCTGCCTGCGGCAAAAATGGCCGCGCGCCCACAAGGCTACGACCAGTTGTTGGACGAGTCGTCGCACCTGGCCCCTTTGCTCAAAACCGGCGGCTACCAGCCTTGTGGGACCATCCGCGGTGCACCGGCCCACAGCCAGCGTCTGCAAGACTTTTGCGGTGATGCCTGGATGGCGGTGGGCGATGCCGCGCAAGCCTATGATCCGCTATCGTCCCAAGGCATAGATAAGGCACTGCGAACGGCCAGCCATGCCGGGCACATGATTCATTACGCGTTGGCGGACTGTTCGCAGGGGCGGGAAGGACTAAGCAGCAGCAATACCTACATCGGCCAATATAACGAGCAACAGCGCAAGCTGTGGCAAACCTATTTGTCGCAACGCGACTACTACTATGGGATCCAGAGGCGTTGGTCTGATCGACCGTTCTGGCAGCGTCGTCGTAACAATGCCTGA
- a CDS encoding LodA/GoxA family CTQ-dependent oxidase translates to MSNNIKSIRIHPGIGIARLGDSDEFFIGPEAPGVVVDPGGSGGPGPNGGSYRDSGARLKRQAQRYRVYAYDANDKVIAELTSDSGLVESLHWRVHVRNMKAANYAFQGPYLFDPDALRNPSIQPGKKPIERDQLIIDPGVHTITSGQAGAVVMKGDVFTGIEKGTLPGELRFEGYTPKDPSKEVEVTYQAAKDIELGQLRLDDQDRLLFVPAPGGGECVTTPKVALSNPSETVNPPNGPENGKNPLTNQFAYFNVPGWWDDTCGGEIDVTVTLKDGTVLSTRDNVKSAKDEGTRNPRAGAWIVTAPPKFAPHMYHVVSILDRVYEAFPEAYPYAKQKTNFYRDIYPLFIKAVNYGWVSAEAAGVTPETKGAAHGPSQPGNLLSAPYMAAFTDPSDKGKPVRQMIYGLMRHAPGQHGRLVDSMLPAPPQRPTSWKNPEFQRAEQDFKMPKLWGSGGKPAQNKQLGINLPEQFLSLTTLQLQHLKEWADGDFEVGTLQEPPTLEQLPLAEQPHALDASALEPTIGGGFHPGIEFPYLVLYRENFADAFRVNKDIEAGALAAYMSSPWQGDFWSCNVAWWPTQRPDIVFEYDKATQTRTYKEWFRGYDADGEPLSATDGYDQMLYAWPKLGMVLPVKNEDGSFLKDNGAVVYVEHERDPALNRPPTKAS, encoded by the coding sequence GTGTCCAATAACATCAAGAGCATACGCATCCATCCGGGCATCGGCATCGCGCGCCTGGGAGACAGTGATGAGTTCTTCATCGGACCCGAAGCACCCGGAGTGGTCGTAGATCCTGGCGGCAGCGGCGGTCCGGGACCCAACGGGGGAAGCTACCGCGACAGCGGTGCCCGACTCAAGCGTCAGGCGCAACGGTACCGTGTGTATGCCTACGACGCCAACGACAAGGTGATTGCAGAGCTGACCTCGGACTCCGGCTTGGTCGAATCCCTGCACTGGAGAGTCCATGTCCGGAACATGAAGGCCGCCAATTATGCCTTCCAGGGTCCTTATCTGTTCGATCCGGACGCACTGCGCAACCCATCCATCCAGCCTGGCAAGAAGCCGATCGAACGCGATCAATTGATTATCGATCCGGGTGTGCATACGATCACCTCCGGACAAGCCGGAGCCGTCGTTATGAAGGGCGACGTGTTCACTGGCATCGAAAAAGGCACCTTGCCCGGCGAGCTGCGTTTTGAAGGCTACACACCGAAGGACCCGTCCAAGGAAGTCGAGGTCACTTATCAGGCCGCCAAAGATATCGAACTAGGCCAGCTTCGCCTTGATGACCAGGATCGCTTGCTGTTCGTACCGGCGCCTGGCGGTGGTGAATGTGTCACTACACCGAAGGTGGCCTTGTCGAACCCCAGCGAAACAGTCAACCCGCCGAATGGTCCCGAGAACGGCAAGAACCCGCTGACGAATCAGTTTGCTTATTTCAACGTTCCAGGCTGGTGGGACGATACCTGTGGCGGCGAGATCGACGTCACGGTCACGCTTAAAGACGGCACCGTCTTGAGCACACGCGACAATGTGAAATCGGCCAAGGACGAAGGAACCAGAAACCCGCGCGCGGGCGCCTGGATTGTTACCGCGCCACCGAAGTTCGCGCCTCACATGTACCACGTGGTGTCCATTCTGGATCGTGTCTACGAGGCATTTCCAGAGGCTTATCCCTACGCCAAGCAAAAAACCAATTTCTACCGCGATATCTATCCGCTGTTCATCAAAGCGGTGAATTACGGTTGGGTAAGCGCCGAAGCCGCCGGCGTCACGCCCGAGACTAAAGGCGCGGCCCATGGCCCAAGCCAGCCGGGCAACCTGCTAAGCGCACCTTACATGGCGGCTTTCACCGACCCATCGGACAAAGGCAAGCCGGTTAGGCAAATGATCTATGGTCTGATGCGGCATGCACCGGGGCAACACGGACGGCTGGTCGATTCGATGTTGCCCGCCCCGCCCCAGCGGCCAACCAGTTGGAAGAACCCGGAATTCCAACGCGCCGAGCAGGACTTCAAGATGCCCAAGCTATGGGGATCAGGAGGCAAGCCGGCACAGAACAAACAATTGGGCATCAACCTTCCCGAACAGTTCTTAAGCTTGACTACCTTGCAGTTGCAACACCTGAAGGAATGGGCAGACGGAGACTTTGAAGTCGGCACCTTGCAAGAGCCTCCTACCCTGGAACAACTACCATTGGCGGAGCAGCCGCATGCCCTGGACGCCTCGGCGCTGGAGCCCACCATTGGCGGGGGCTTCCACCCGGGTATCGAATTCCCCTACCTGGTTCTTTATCGGGAAAACTTCGCAGATGCCTTCCGCGTAAATAAAGACATCGAAGCCGGCGCGCTTGCCGCATACATGTCCAGCCCGTGGCAAGGCGACTTCTGGTCGTGTAACGTTGCATGGTGGCCCACGCAACGGCCAGACATTGTCTTCGAGTACGACAAGGCCACCCAGACTCGAACCTATAAAGAGTGGTTCCGTGGCTACGACGCTGACGGCGAACCACTATCAGCCACCGACGGGTACGATCAGATGCTTTATGCCTGGCCCAAGTTGGGCATGGTGTTGCCGGTCAAGAACGAAGATGGCAGTTTCCTGAAGGACAACGGTGCGGTCGTCTATGTCGAACACGAGCGCGACCCTGCCCTGAACCGGCCACCCACCAAAGCCAGCTAA
- a CDS encoding twin-arginine translocation signal domain-containing protein, translating to MKINRRDFVKSCAAAGVLLVPGIVSVAAAQDKMVSSDTALGIEKSIKASFGGGFSLRTHVQAHGLTYADIAHCGNRYTVSSADLLDWDILGQH from the coding sequence ATGAAGATCAATCGTAGAGATTTCGTCAAGAGCTGTGCAGCGGCCGGAGTGCTATTGGTTCCAGGCATCGTCAGCGTTGCGGCGGCCCAAGACAAGATGGTAAGTTCAGATACCGCCCTTGGAATCGAAAAATCAATCAAAGCGAGCTTTGGCGGTGGCTTTTCGCTACGGACTCATGTCCAGGCCCACGGACTGACCTACGCTGATATAGCACATTGTGGCAACCGTTACACGGTTTCCTCTGCCGACCTGCTCGACTGGGACATCTTGGGTCAGCACTAA
- a CDS encoding phosphatase PAP2 family protein has translation MLRFIRARLDPASYLGLQLSLGALLLIGASWAFGSIAEEVLEREELVAVDMQLSYWLNSLQTPWLTDIMLKVSSLHGMQGMTALVLIAALLLAWKRYWTWMVILLFTVPSGAALNALMKTVFERARPSFASSFMTVTDYSFPSGHTCASTLFYGVLAAFLVPRMPSWQWRALVCWCALGLIALVAFSRLYLGAHFLTDVLGGFAEGIAWLALCVTAAHTFARHRSERRSRPAIKL, from the coding sequence TTGCTGAGATTTATCCGTGCACGTTTGGATCCGGCCAGCTACCTCGGACTGCAACTGAGCCTGGGCGCGCTACTCCTGATCGGTGCCAGTTGGGCATTTGGAAGCATTGCCGAAGAAGTGCTCGAGCGGGAAGAGCTCGTGGCTGTAGACATGCAGCTGTCGTACTGGTTAAACAGTCTGCAGACGCCCTGGCTTACCGACATCATGCTCAAGGTCAGTTCTTTGCATGGCATGCAAGGGATGACTGCGCTTGTCCTGATCGCAGCTTTGCTCCTGGCATGGAAACGGTACTGGACCTGGATGGTGATCCTGCTGTTTACCGTGCCCTCCGGTGCCGCGTTGAATGCTTTGATGAAAACCGTTTTCGAACGCGCGCGACCGTCGTTCGCCTCGTCGTTCATGACAGTGACCGACTATAGTTTTCCTAGCGGCCATACGTGTGCGAGCACGCTGTTCTACGGGGTGTTGGCCGCCTTTCTCGTGCCACGCATGCCTTCGTGGCAATGGCGTGCGCTGGTGTGCTGGTGCGCCCTGGGTCTCATCGCGTTGGTGGCCTTCAGCCGGCTTTACCTGGGTGCGCATTTTCTGACTGACGTGCTTGGCGGCTTTGCGGAAGGCATAGCGTGGCTTGCCTTATGCGTGACGGCGGCGCATACCTTTGCGCGGCATCGATCGGAAAGGCGAAGCAGGCCTGCCATCAAACTGTAA
- the fdhF gene encoding formate dehydrogenase subunit alpha — protein sequence MENVAECTIFFDGEALRGKSDEPLVDFLAEHDIDLPHVCYHRALGPLQTCDVCWVEVDGELQRGCAIRSHDGLSVSSKAEGAAAARHEGMDRLLGKHELYCTVCENNTGDCTLHNTVADMSIPIQRYEFIRKPYEKDESNPFYTYDADQCILCGRCVEACQNVEVNETLSIDYSMENPRVLWDGGHTIAGSSCVSCGHCVTVCPCNALLEKSMQPDAGPFTALPQSLKRPMIDIVKKLENTIGAQPITAVSNMDMAWRQPEIKRTKTVCTYCGVGCSFEMWTRDRHILKVQPVVEAPVNGISTCIKGKFAWDFVNSDKRLTTPLIREGGKFREASWDEALDLVASRLMKDRARYGPNAIGFIGSSKASNEEAYLTQKIARLIIGTNNVDNSSRYCQNPATKGLFRTVGYGGDAGTLADIEKADLVVLVGSNLAENHPVFASRIKAAKKLRGQKLIVVDPRKHEMAERADIFMRPKVSTDTIWASAFSRYMFEHGYADLDFLGDKVNQVDEFRRSLEPFTMEHASRMTDIPLHVLTDAAEMIGQAESVCLLWAMGITQHSHGADTSTALSNLLLVTGNYGRPGTGGYPMRGHNNVQGASDFGCLKNMYPGYEKVTDEAAREKWAKAWGVDKESLSAEIGSGNFTMVQDADTEKIRAMYIIGEETAFSDSHSQDVHTGFEKLEFLVVQDLFLSRTAQFADVVLPGCPSVEKEGTFVNTERRIQRFYEVMPPLGNSRPDWRILTELAKRMGYDWGYEHPSQIMDEVAGIAEIFKGVSYARLEGWKSQCWPVHEDGTDTPLLYTDGFKTDDGKAILYPVAWTEPDEAADDEYDLMLDNGRMLEHFQGTNQTGRSPGIDEQLPNWFVEISPELAREHAIGDGTWVRITSRRGSVEVPALVTDRVHGKVLFMPIHQGKPGLNLLTGEHHDPIVNTPAFKETAVKLEVLARPGEGSPLPQHNFRYGRRTPNEGVSVEVKWAQPEYVLPPAEQLNPEKL from the coding sequence ATGGAAAATGTGGCAGAGTGCACAATATTCTTTGATGGCGAAGCGCTAAGGGGCAAGAGCGATGAGCCGCTGGTGGACTTTTTGGCTGAGCACGACATTGACCTGCCCCACGTCTGTTACCACCGCGCGTTGGGCCCGCTGCAAACTTGCGATGTCTGCTGGGTTGAAGTGGATGGCGAACTGCAGCGCGGCTGTGCGATTCGCTCCCATGATGGTTTGAGCGTTTCAAGCAAGGCTGAAGGCGCGGCTGCCGCCAGGCACGAGGGGATGGACCGGCTTCTGGGCAAACACGAGTTGTACTGCACTGTCTGTGAGAACAACACCGGCGATTGCACACTGCACAACACCGTGGCGGACATGAGCATTCCCATACAGCGCTACGAGTTCATCCGCAAGCCGTATGAGAAGGACGAGAGCAACCCCTTCTATACCTATGATGCCGACCAATGCATCTTATGTGGACGCTGCGTAGAGGCTTGCCAGAATGTTGAGGTGAACGAGACCTTAAGTATTGACTATTCGATGGAGAACCCCAGGGTGCTTTGGGACGGAGGCCACACCATAGCAGGCTCCAGTTGCGTAAGCTGTGGTCATTGCGTCACCGTCTGTCCTTGTAACGCTTTGCTCGAGAAGAGCATGCAGCCCGATGCTGGCCCCTTCACCGCCTTGCCGCAGTCCCTCAAGCGGCCCATGATAGATATTGTCAAGAAGCTGGAGAACACAATCGGTGCGCAGCCGATCACTGCCGTTTCGAACATGGATATGGCGTGGCGGCAACCGGAAATCAAGCGAACCAAGACGGTCTGTACCTACTGCGGCGTGGGGTGCTCCTTCGAGATGTGGACGCGGGATCGCCATATTCTCAAGGTACAACCAGTGGTTGAGGCGCCGGTGAACGGCATCTCCACATGCATCAAAGGAAAGTTTGCCTGGGATTTCGTCAACAGCGACAAGCGTCTGACGACGCCCCTGATTCGCGAAGGCGGCAAATTCCGGGAAGCCAGTTGGGATGAGGCACTGGACTTGGTTGCCAGCCGACTAATGAAAGACCGGGCCCGCTATGGGCCAAACGCCATCGGCTTCATCGGGTCAAGCAAAGCCAGTAACGAAGAGGCTTACTTGACGCAGAAGATAGCTCGGCTGATCATCGGCACGAACAACGTCGACAACTCGTCGCGCTATTGCCAGAACCCTGCCACCAAAGGATTGTTCAGAACAGTAGGCTATGGCGGGGACGCCGGCACGCTGGCGGATATCGAGAAAGCCGACCTCGTGGTGCTTGTGGGCAGCAACCTGGCCGAGAATCATCCGGTGTTTGCTTCGAGGATCAAGGCCGCGAAGAAGTTGCGCGGACAGAAATTGATCGTCGTCGATCCGCGCAAGCACGAGATGGCCGAGCGTGCTGACATCTTCATGCGCCCCAAAGTCAGCACTGACACCATCTGGGCGTCGGCTTTCTCTCGCTACATGTTTGAACACGGCTACGCCGACCTGGATTTTCTTGGTGACAAGGTCAATCAAGTTGACGAGTTCCGTCGGTCGCTCGAGCCGTTCACTATGGAGCACGCCTCGCGGATGACAGACATCCCTTTGCATGTGCTTACGGATGCCGCCGAGATGATCGGTCAAGCAGAATCTGTGTGCTTGCTGTGGGCCATGGGTATTACACAGCACAGCCATGGCGCGGATACCAGTACGGCATTATCAAATCTTTTGCTGGTGACCGGCAACTATGGGCGCCCGGGCACCGGGGGCTACCCGATGCGCGGCCACAATAACGTGCAAGGTGCCAGTGACTTTGGGTGCTTGAAGAACATGTATCCAGGATATGAGAAGGTAACAGACGAGGCGGCTCGCGAGAAGTGGGCCAAGGCCTGGGGTGTCGACAAGGAAAGCCTGTCCGCCGAAATAGGTTCCGGCAACTTCACCATGGTGCAGGATGCCGATACCGAGAAGATCCGCGCCATGTATATCATCGGTGAAGAAACGGCGTTCTCCGACTCACATAGCCAGGACGTACACACTGGCTTTGAGAAGCTCGAGTTCCTGGTTGTGCAAGACCTCTTTCTCAGCCGCACCGCGCAGTTCGCGGATGTCGTGCTGCCAGGTTGTCCGAGTGTCGAGAAGGAGGGCACGTTTGTCAATACCGAAAGGCGTATCCAGCGCTTCTACGAAGTGATGCCGCCTTTAGGCAATAGCCGGCCGGACTGGCGGATACTGACGGAGTTGGCCAAGCGCATGGGCTACGACTGGGGCTACGAGCATCCGTCGCAGATCATGGACGAAGTAGCGGGCATTGCAGAGATCTTTAAAGGCGTCAGCTACGCGCGATTGGAAGGCTGGAAGTCGCAATGCTGGCCGGTACACGAAGACGGCACCGACACCCCCTTGCTATACACCGATGGCTTCAAGACGGACGATGGCAAGGCGATTCTTTACCCGGTGGCGTGGACCGAGCCGGATGAAGCGGCCGACGATGAGTACGACCTGATGCTGGATAACGGTCGAATGCTCGAACATTTCCAGGGAACCAACCAGACTGGGCGCTCGCCGGGTATTGACGAGCAACTGCCAAATTGGTTTGTTGAGATCAGCCCCGAACTGGCGAGAGAACATGCCATTGGGGACGGTACCTGGGTACGGATAACTTCGCGCCGCGGCTCGGTCGAGGTGCCCGCGCTGGTCACGGATCGCGTACACGGCAAGGTCTTGTTCATGCCTATTCACCAAGGCAAGCCAGGACTGAACCTGCTGACCGGCGAGCATCACGATCCCATCGTCAACACGCCGGCGTTCAAAGAGACTGCGGTCAAGCTGGAAGTGCTGGCCAGGCCGGGCGAAGGATCTCCCTTGCCGCAACACAACTTTCGCTACGGGCGCCGTACGCCCAACGAAGGCGTGTCAGTGGAGGTTAAATGGGCGCAACCAGAATATGTCCTTCCGCCCGCCGAGCAACTTAATCCGGAGAAATTGTAA
- a CDS encoding DUF1641 domain-containing protein: MAERIDYEVKPTPIGPDAHQELERLLQGLHEQGVLRFANDLVRSQTELAQVLVDGLGKESTLNAIQNLSILGMALARIPPEDFYKLVFGLKDAFVELDRHTPPKDSGDAPGVTGAYKMLRDDKLWASLTPIIEAIKVFADRMGEPADKPITKWSGKPTEN; the protein is encoded by the coding sequence ATGGCAGAACGCATCGACTACGAGGTCAAGCCTACGCCGATCGGTCCGGACGCTCACCAAGAACTTGAGCGCTTGTTGCAGGGCCTGCACGAGCAGGGAGTCCTGCGCTTTGCCAACGATCTCGTACGTTCACAAACTGAGCTTGCCCAAGTGCTCGTTGACGGACTTGGCAAGGAAAGTACGCTGAACGCCATCCAGAACTTGTCGATCCTCGGCATGGCACTCGCCCGCATTCCGCCAGAGGACTTCTATAAATTGGTGTTCGGATTAAAGGATGCCTTTGTCGAACTGGACCGGCACACTCCGCCGAAAGACAGCGGCGATGCGCCGGGCGTCACCGGTGCGTACAAAATGCTGAGGGACGACAAGCTTTGGGCCTCGCTGACACCTATTATTGAGGCGATCAAGGTGTTCGCTGATCGGATGGGGGAACCGGCCGACAAGCCAATCACGAAATGGTCGGGTAAACCAACAGAAAATTAA
- a CDS encoding DUF72 domain-containing protein codes for MGKKGGGIIRIGIGGWNYEPWQDSFYPEGHPKTRQLEYASRQLTSIEINSTYYGAQKPATFAKWYEQTPDDFVFSVKAPRYATQRKILADAGATIERFLAGGLTELKHKLGPINWQFLPSKKFDAADFEAFLKLLPNEANGLALRHAIEVRHDSFQTPEFVALARKYAVAIVMGADSEYPLIADITAAFVYVRLMGTQAGEVLGYPEADLDLWTQRAQTWAEGGTPDGLSKLGSAAARTKKRDVYMYVISGHKVVNPAAAMSLIERAG; via the coding sequence ATGGGCAAGAAAGGCGGGGGCATCATTCGGATAGGCATCGGCGGCTGGAACTACGAACCCTGGCAAGACAGCTTCTACCCTGAAGGCCATCCCAAAACCCGTCAGCTCGAATACGCCAGCCGGCAGCTTACGTCGATCGAGATCAACAGCACTTACTACGGCGCCCAGAAGCCGGCGACATTTGCCAAGTGGTACGAGCAAACGCCTGACGACTTCGTGTTCTCGGTCAAGGCGCCGCGCTATGCCACCCAGCGCAAAATCTTGGCCGACGCCGGCGCAACGATAGAGCGCTTTCTTGCTGGCGGCCTGACCGAACTGAAACACAAACTCGGCCCGATCAATTGGCAGTTCTTGCCCAGCAAGAAGTTCGATGCCGCTGATTTCGAGGCATTCCTCAAGTTGCTTCCGAACGAAGCGAACGGCCTCGCCCTGCGGCACGCGATCGAAGTGCGTCATGACAGCTTCCAGACGCCCGAGTTCGTCGCCCTCGCCCGCAAGTATGCCGTTGCTATCGTCATGGGGGCCGATTCGGAATATCCCTTGATCGCAGACATCACCGCAGCTTTTGTCTATGTACGCTTGATGGGGACACAAGCGGGCGAAGTGCTTGGTTATCCTGAAGCTGATCTCGACCTTTGGACGCAGCGGGCACAAACCTGGGCCGAAGGCGGCACACCTGACGGCTTATCCAAGCTTGGTTCAGCGGCGGCTAGAACCAAGAAGCGCGACGTCTATATGTACGTGATCAGCGGACACAAGGTTGTCAACCCCGCCGCGGCGATGTCATTGATCGAGCGCGCCGGTTAG
- a CDS encoding L-fuconate dehydratase has product MTIIQSIEVFDLRFPTSTNLDGSDAMNPDPDYSAAYAVLHTDSPGLQGHGLTFTIGRGNEICCAAIRAMEHLLIGKDLAWITEDMGRFWRHMTSDSQLRWIGPDKGAIHLASAALINAVWDLWAKAEGKPVWRLVADMTPEEIVKLIDFRYITDCITPDEALQLLTERAVGKKDRLAELERNGYPCYTTSAGWLGYGDEKLRRLTAEAVEAGFSHVKLKVGRDLQDDIRRLRIAREVLGPDRHLMIDANQVWEVDQAVAWLDQLAFARPWFIEEPTSPDDIAGHRKIREAMQGRMQVATGEMCQNRIMFKQLIMESAIDIVQIDACRLGGVNEVLAVMLMAAKYKLKVCPHAGGVGLCEYVQHLSMIDYLCFAATKEGRVIEYVDHLHEHFVDPCEIRDAAYMPPTQPGYSIEMKRDSLERYQFRGL; this is encoded by the coding sequence ATGACCATCATCCAATCCATCGAGGTGTTCGACCTGCGTTTTCCCACGTCCACGAATCTGGACGGCTCGGACGCCATGAATCCGGACCCGGACTACTCAGCCGCTTATGCCGTTTTGCACACAGATAGCCCCGGGCTGCAAGGCCACGGGCTTACCTTTACCATCGGGCGCGGCAACGAGATCTGCTGCGCCGCCATTCGTGCCATGGAGCATCTGCTGATAGGCAAGGACTTGGCCTGGATCACCGAAGACATGGGCCGGTTCTGGCGCCATATGACATCGGACAGCCAGCTACGCTGGATCGGTCCGGACAAGGGCGCCATCCACCTGGCAAGCGCCGCACTGATCAATGCAGTGTGGGACCTGTGGGCCAAGGCGGAAGGCAAACCGGTCTGGCGCCTGGTTGCCGACATGACGCCCGAAGAAATCGTCAAGCTCATCGACTTTCGCTATATCACCGACTGCATTACCCCGGACGAGGCATTGCAGCTGTTGACTGAACGCGCCGTCGGAAAAAAGGATCGTCTGGCCGAGTTGGAACGCAATGGCTACCCTTGCTACACCACGTCTGCCGGGTGGCTGGGGTACGGCGACGAGAAACTGCGCCGCCTGACCGCCGAGGCCGTCGAGGCCGGTTTTTCGCATGTCAAGCTGAAGGTCGGGCGAGATCTGCAAGACGACATCCGCCGCCTACGCATCGCACGCGAAGTGCTGGGACCGGACCGGCATCTGATGATAGACGCCAACCAGGTCTGGGAGGTCGATCAGGCGGTGGCGTGGCTCGATCAACTGGCCTTCGCCCGGCCCTGGTTTATTGAAGAGCCCACCAGCCCGGACGATATCGCAGGGCACCGAAAAATTCGGGAAGCCATGCAGGGCCGCATGCAGGTGGCCACCGGCGAGATGTGCCAAAATCGCATTATGTTCAAGCAGTTAATTATGGAATCTGCCATCGACATCGTTCAAATCGATGCTTGCCGCCTTGGTGGCGTCAATGAAGTCTTGGCAGTGATGCTGATGGCTGCCAAGTACAAGCTGAAGGTGTGTCCCCATGCCGGCGGCGTCGGCCTATGCGAATACGTACAGCACTTGTCCATGATCGACTACCTGTGCTTTGCCGCCACCAAGGAAGGCCGCGTCATCGAATATGTTGACCATCTGCATGAGCATTTCGTGGACCCCTGCGAGATTCGGGACGCGGCCTATATGCCGCCCACGCAGCCGGGTTACTCCATCGAAATGAAACGCGACTCCCTGGAGCGCTATCAGTTCCGGGGCCTCTAG
- a CDS encoding amino acid ABC transporter ATP-binding protein gives MEEIVRLCNVHKWFGDNHVLKGVDLSVHKGEIVAIIGQSGSGKSTALRCMDHLEIIQEGQITVCGHTFGAGISGKNLKSLRMDVGIVFQSYNLFPHLTVEQNITLAPRSVRKVKSADAKEIAAKVLAEVGLSDKIHFYPEQLSGGQQQRVAIARSLAMGPKLMLFDEITSALDPQLTGEVLRVIEKLAAAGMTMVLVTHEMAFAMKLAHRIIFMHEGKIHEQGGPEILRNPSTPELQQFVSNGL, from the coding sequence ATGGAAGAAATCGTACGCCTTTGCAACGTGCACAAATGGTTTGGAGACAATCACGTCCTCAAAGGGGTCGACCTGAGCGTCCATAAGGGCGAGATCGTGGCCATCATCGGTCAAAGCGGCTCGGGGAAAAGCACGGCATTGCGCTGTATGGACCACTTGGAAATTATCCAGGAAGGCCAGATCACCGTATGTGGCCATACCTTCGGCGCGGGGATCTCGGGCAAGAACCTCAAAAGCCTGCGCATGGACGTCGGCATTGTCTTTCAAAGCTATAACCTGTTTCCTCATTTGACCGTCGAGCAAAACATCACGCTGGCGCCACGCTCGGTCCGCAAAGTGAAAAGCGCCGATGCAAAAGAAATCGCAGCCAAGGTGCTCGCTGAAGTGGGCCTCAGCGACAAGATCCATTTTTATCCGGAACAGCTATCTGGGGGGCAGCAACAGCGTGTCGCCATCGCGCGTTCCCTGGCGATGGGTCCCAAGCTCATGCTGTTTGACGAGATCACTTCGGCGCTCGATCCGCAACTGACGGGCGAGGTGCTGAGGGTTATTGAGAAATTGGCGGCGGCCGGCATGACCATGGTGCTGGTCACCCACGAAATGGCTTTTGCCATGAAGCTGGCTCACCGCATCATCTTCATGCACGAAGGCAAGATCCATGAACAAGGCGGGCCTGAGATCCTGCGCAACCCGAGCACCCCAGAACTGCAGCAATTCGTCAGCAACGGGCTTTGA